The Tubulanus polymorphus chromosome 1, tnTubPoly1.2, whole genome shotgun sequence genome contains a region encoding:
- the LOC141900610 gene encoding acetyl-coenzyme A synthetase 2-like, mitochondrial gives MAALGRRLSKFSNFVPQKPTCSASNALKLFANARSGRECHSKTFSARISTVLPEFAQIQTHDELHKLSLADPDKFWGKLGRNRLDWFEEFDIVKDCNLREGKISWFLNGKLNAAVNCIDRHFEINPSKVALIWEKDEPNSAEYITYKELKELTNQISNMLISHGTMKGDRVIIYMPTTPMVVAAMLACTRIGAIHSVVFAGFSAEALAARINGADAKTVITSDQAVRGGKSIELKRMVDAAVKKCPCVKTVFVSQRTGNDVPMGKIDIYLEKEMSKYSGECESAIMDSEDTLFMLYTSGSTGSPKGIAHTHAGYLLYAGITHQTVFDYQPDDVFGCVADIGWITGHSYVVYGPLVNGATTLLFESIPTYPNPGRYWEMVERLKLNQIYLAPTALRLLLKYDESWVRKYDRSSLRTLGCVGEPLNHEAWEWYHKVVGDGRCPIVDTWWQTETGGILISPRPSEAGAEIRPSMPMRPFYGVEPAVVDPETGKELKGDGVYGALTVKHPWPGMARTIYGDHGRFKDTYFTTYPGYYFTGDGAHRHEGGYYQITGRMDDVINVSGHRLGTAEIEDALDEHPAVAETAVVGYPHSIKGEGVYAYITLKENVSIAEKDLKHELKTLVREKIAPYAAPEMMQITAGLPKTRSGKIMRRILRKIAANQSDDLGDISTLADPSVVDIIIENHRNMQQ, from the exons ATGGCTGCCCTCGGAAGAAGATTGtcaaaattttctaattttgtgCCCCAAAAACCGACTTGTTCCGCGTCTAATGCGCTGAAATTATTCGCGAACGCAAGGTCAGGGCGAGAATGTCACAGTAAAACATTCAGCGCACGCATTTCTACTGTTTTACCGGAATTTGCACAGATTCAGACTCACGATGAACTGCACAAATTAAGTCTGGCGGATCCTGACAAATTCTGGGGTAAACTTGGACGTAATCGCTTAGATTGGTTTGAAGAGTTTGATATCGTTAAAGATTGTAATCTAAGAGAAGGGAAGATTTCGTGGTTTTTGAATGGAAAATTGAATGCAGCAG TGAATTGTATTGATCgtcattttgaaatcaaccCGTCTAAGGTTGCTCTAATCTGGGAGAAAGATGAACCGAATTCAGCTGAATACATCACGTATAA GGAGTTGAAGGAATTAACCAATCAAATCAGTAATATGCTAATTAGTCATGGAACGATGAAAGGTGATAGGGTAATCATCTATATGCCGACCACTCCTATGGTCGTAGCTGCAATGCTTGCTTGTACTCGAATCGGAGCTATTCACAGTGTAGTGTTCGCTGGATTTAGTGCTGAAGCCCTCGCTGCTAGAATTAATGGTG CTGATGCTAAAACAGTGATAACGTCCGATCAAGCTGTTCGCGGTGGTAAATCGATCGAATTAAAACGCATGGTTGATGCTGCCGTAAAGAAATGTCCTTGCGTAAAAACGGTATTCGTCAGTCAACGTACCGGCAATGATGTTCCTATGGGCAAAATAGATATTTACTTAGAAAAG GAAATGTCTAAATACTCAGGTGAATGTGAATCTGCTATAATGGACAGTGAGGATACATTGTTTATGTTATATACATCAGGTAGCACTGGTTCACCTAAAGGTATCGCTCACACACATGCTGGATATCTTCTCTATGCAGGAATAACCCATCAG ACAGTATTTGATTATCAACCCGATGATGTTTTCGGTTGTGTAGCTGATATAGGATGGATTACTGGTCATAGTTATGTAGTTTATGGTCCACTCGTCAACGGTGCTACTACGCTTCTATTTGAAAGTATTCCCACTTACCCGAACCCTG GTCGTTATTGGGAAATGGTCGAACGGTTGAAattgaatcagatttatttagCTCCGACTGCTCTTCGTCTTCTACTGAAATACGATGAATCGTGGGTTCGCAAGTACGATCGTTCTTCATTACGTACTCTCGGCTGCG TTGGTGAACCGTTAAATCATGAAGCCTGGGAATGGTACCACAAAGTAGTCGGAGATGGTCGATGTCCAATAGTTGATACGTGGTGGCAAACTG AAACTGGAGGTATACTTATTTCTCCGAGGCCTTCAGAGGCAGGCGCTGAAATTCGACCGTCGATGCCGATGAGACCGTTTTACGGAGTAGAACCGGCAGTTGTCGATCCTGAAACG GGTAAAGAACTGAAGGGTGATGGAGTTTATGGCGCTCTAACTGTCAAACATCCGTGGCCAGGAATGGCGCGTACGATATACGGCGATCACGGACGTTTTAAAGATACATACTTCACTACCTACCCAG GGTATTATTTTACGGGAGATGGTGCTCATCGTCATGAAGGAGGTTACTATCAGATTACTGGTCGTATGGATGATGTAATCAATGTTAGTGGACATCGTCTCGGTACGGCTGAGATTGAGGATGCTTTA GATGAACATCCAGCAGTTGCAGAAACAGCGGTAGTTGGATATCCACATAGTATTAAAGGCGAAG GTGTTTATGCCTACATTAcattaaaagaaaatgtcaGCATAGCTGAGAAAGATTTAAAACATGAATTAAAGACACTGGTCAGAGAAAAGATCGCTCCATACGCCGCTCCAGAAATGATGCAG ATAACTGCTGGTCTTCCGAAGACGCGGTCGGGTAAAATCATGCGTCGAATTCTTCGTAAGATCGCCGCGAATCAGTCGGACGATCTCGGTGATATCTCGACCCTCGCTGATCCATCAGTGGTCGATATTATCATCGAAAACCATCGCAATATGCAGCAATAA